A single genomic interval of Syntrophobotulus glycolicus DSM 8271 harbors:
- the fliS gene encoding flagellar export chaperone FliS — translation MSMLQKQYRQNYLQAAVFTASPEKLTLLLYTHLVQALRQAGQAMEKKDPEKTHHWILKAKKILLYLENTLDQKYEISASLSQLYTCMYRLLTGANVKKDREALEQVLHLAGELRDTWAQASELAGGGRPANDGK, via the coding sequence ATGAGCATGCTTCAAAAACAATACCGGCAAAACTACCTGCAGGCGGCCGTTTTCACAGCGAGTCCCGAAAAATTAACGTTATTGCTATACACCCATCTGGTCCAGGCGCTCAGGCAGGCCGGGCAGGCCATGGAAAAGAAAGATCCTGAAAAAACCCATCACTGGATCCTCAAAGCCAAAAAAATTCTCCTCTACCTGGAGAACACCCTTGATCAAAAATATGAAATTTCCGCAAGCCTGTCCCAGTTGTACACCTGTATGTACCGGCTTCTGACCGGGGCCAATGTCAAAAAGGACCGCGAGGCTCTGGAGCAGGTCCTGCATCTGGCCGGAGAGCTCAGAGACACCTGGGCCCAGGCCAGCGAGCTTGCCGGGGGCGGCCGCCCGGCAAACGACGGAAAGTAG
- a CDS encoding type II toxin-antitoxin system RelE/ParE family toxin has translation MPTHKFSVQVSDAAYGRMYSHVEFLARVSVAAAERLYLELEKALVFLEDSPKSCPVYIPQTPIDAELRYKLFSGRYHCVFEIIGDAVYVYDIQDCRQDTDKSLL, from the coding sequence ATGCCGACTCATAAATTTTCGGTGCAGGTTTCCGATGCCGCATACGGCCGAATGTATTCACACGTTGAATTTCTTGCACGAGTCAGTGTTGCGGCGGCAGAGCGACTTTATTTGGAATTGGAAAAAGCCCTTGTATTTCTTGAGGACAGCCCAAAAAGCTGTCCGGTTTATATACCCCAAACACCTATTGATGCCGAACTCAGGTATAAATTGTTTAGCGGACGATATCACTGCGTCTTTGAAATAATCGGTGATGCAGTTTATGTTTATGATATTCAAGACTGCCGCCAGGATACAGACAAAAGTCTCCTTTAG
- a CDS encoding response regulator transcription factor has protein sequence MKKTRILLVEDETDVLQVNRAFLEEQGYEVCCAETLREARNCLWESPPDLVLLDVLLPDGSGYDFCREIREISLVPVIFLTCMGGDGHIVTGLDRGGDDYIIKPYSFSVLQARVAAQLRRRGTVTGEISLPPLQINLTSGLVRLNGETIDLTRKEFLLLLYLVENRGQELSQAGIYEAVWSAPPETMGNTVRMHVSRLRQKLRLDEGSAFELSAAGQNYIFLRTVYAP, from the coding sequence ATGAAGAAGACGCGGATTCTGCTGGTGGAGGATGAAACCGATGTGCTCCAGGTCAACCGCGCGTTTCTGGAGGAGCAGGGCTATGAGGTGTGCTGCGCGGAGACCCTGCGGGAGGCCCGCAACTGCCTGTGGGAAAGCCCGCCCGATCTGGTCCTGCTGGATGTCCTGCTGCCGGACGGCTCGGGCTATGATTTCTGCCGGGAAATCCGGGAGATCTCTCTGGTGCCTGTGATTTTCCTCACCTGCATGGGCGGGGACGGCCATATCGTGACCGGCCTGGACCGGGGCGGGGACGATTATATCATCAAACCGTACAGCTTTTCCGTCCTCCAGGCGCGGGTGGCGGCTCAGCTCCGGCGGCGGGGGACGGTCACGGGGGAAATTTCCCTCCCGCCCCTGCAGATCAACCTGACCTCCGGCCTTGTCCGCCTGAACGGGGAGACGATCGACCTCACCCGCAAGGAATTCCTGCTGCTGCTCTACCTGGTGGAAAACCGGGGGCAGGAGCTGAGCCAGGCCGGGATCTACGAAGCGGTCTGGAGCGCTCCCCCGGAAACGATGGGCAATACAGTGCGGATGCATGTCTCCCGCCTGCGCCAGAAGCTGCGGCTGGATGAGGGCAGCGCTTTCGAGCTGTCCGCCGCCGGTCAGAATTACATTTTCCTGCGAACGGTCTACGCGCCCTGA
- a CDS encoding type II toxin-antitoxin system RelB/DinJ family antitoxin has product MAKTIQVRVDDKLKDSADALFTSLGLDTSTAIRMFLVASMEAGGIPFAVTHVTDHDSAIREAIEYRKAGGHFYTKDEFLTHMREAIAEGTKNADS; this is encoded by the coding sequence ATGGCAAAGACCATTCAGGTCCGAGTGGATGATAAGTTAAAAGATTCTGCCGACGCGCTGTTTACATCGTTGGGGCTCGACACATCAACGGCAATCCGGATGTTTTTGGTGGCCTCTATGGAAGCAGGTGGTATTCCGTTCGCTGTAACTCATGTCACTGATCATGATTCGGCTATTCGCGAGGCGATTGAATATCGCAAAGCAGGAGGACATTTTTATACCAAAGATGAATTTCTGACACATATGAGAGAAGCTATCGCAGAGGGTACAAAAAATGCCGACTCATAA
- a CDS encoding sensor histidine kinase, whose amino-acid sequence MGTTRQDTEVWENNITCYAAPQDGQMDIILHSAQFYHAKRGASLAQLSLVKTGPAVQPGLSAQSKGFLVMGALLCAALFLLCIFLLQPGSRATLWFALACLAMVLREGLQSQAWTYFSFIPGRLSFMLEYLSVVLLTVFLSLYLGQYINGRFLRAVQAAAITGSGIYGLVLLLTGPVFYTSVLKYYQALLVGCIVGGVTGLFWQMRRPAGEQAAALYGIAVFYLAAVGDILMYSNLFGGTHLNVPVSEAAMLIFVLAQTVSLFLMNNRVLAEARAAEQKLALEKEVLAGLNRMKTEFLGNVSHELKTPLTVVSSHSQHAASSLPQRPELAEAARSLRLIEGEAARMALMVSQLLDVSRIDESRMVMEKKRESALEIIQAALDDYYPVFSKNHNTLKLKKEGNIPPVLCDRSRIIQVLVNLLTNAVRHTRDGEITVTVRGGEGEAAVTVADTGEGIPPESLARLFERYHSRPSGMEKARAGGDTGTGLGLYICKYIIEAHGGEISVESAPGRGTRVRFTLPADDAP is encoded by the coding sequence TTGGGGACCACCCGGCAGGACACCGAGGTTTGGGAGAACAATATCACCTGCTACGCGGCCCCGCAGGACGGTCAAATGGACATTATCCTGCACAGCGCCCAGTTTTACCATGCCAAACGCGGGGCCTCCCTGGCCCAGCTCAGCCTGGTGAAAACCGGACCGGCAGTCCAGCCCGGCTTATCGGCGCAGAGCAAGGGCTTCTTGGTCATGGGCGCGCTGCTGTGCGCCGCCCTGTTTTTGCTTTGCATCTTTCTGCTGCAGCCGGGCAGCCGGGCCACCCTCTGGTTTGCCCTGGCCTGCCTGGCCATGGTCTTGCGGGAGGGCTTGCAAAGCCAGGCCTGGACCTATTTTTCCTTTATTCCGGGCCGCCTGTCCTTTATGCTGGAATACCTCAGCGTGGTGCTGCTGACCGTCTTTTTGTCCCTTTATCTGGGGCAGTATATCAACGGCCGCTTCCTGCGCGCCGTTCAAGCCGCGGCGATCACCGGCTCCGGAATTTACGGCCTCGTCCTGCTCTTGACCGGTCCCGTTTTTTACACCTCCGTGCTCAAATATTACCAGGCCTTGCTGGTCGGGTGCATCGTGGGCGGGGTGACGGGGCTGTTCTGGCAGATGCGCCGCCCCGCCGGGGAGCAGGCCGCCGCTTTATACGGGATCGCCGTCTTTTACCTGGCCGCCGTGGGGGATATCCTGATGTACAGCAATCTCTTCGGGGGAACGCACCTCAACGTCCCGGTCAGCGAGGCCGCCATGCTGATCTTTGTCCTGGCCCAGACCGTCTCCCTTTTCCTCATGAACAACCGGGTGCTCGCCGAGGCCAGAGCGGCGGAGCAAAAGCTGGCCCTGGAAAAGGAAGTCCTGGCCGGGCTGAACCGGATGAAAACGGAATTTTTGGGTAATGTTTCCCATGAGCTGAAAACCCCGCTTACTGTGGTCAGCAGCCATAGCCAGCATGCCGCAAGCAGCCTGCCCCAGCGGCCCGAGCTGGCGGAAGCGGCCCGCTCCCTGCGCCTGATCGAAGGGGAGGCGGCCCGGATGGCCCTGATGGTTTCCCAGCTTCTGGATGTCAGCCGTATTGACGAGAGCCGGATGGTCATGGAAAAGAAAAGAGAATCGGCCCTGGAAATCATTCAGGCTGCCCTGGACGATTACTATCCCGTATTCTCCAAAAACCACAACACCTTGAAGTTGAAAAAGGAGGGGAACATTCCCCCGGTCCTCTGCGACCGCAGCCGGATCATTCAGGTTCTGGTCAATCTGCTGACCAACGCTGTCCGCCATACCCGGGACGGGGAAATCACCGTCACCGTCCGGGGCGGGGAAGGAGAGGCCGCGGTCACGGTGGCCGATACCGGCGAGGGCATCCCGCCCGAAAGCCTGGCCCGTCTCTTCGAGCGCTATCACAGCCGTCCTTCCGGCATGGAAAAAGCCCGGGCCGGCGGGGATACCGGCACGGGCCTCGGGCTGTACATCTGTAAATATATCATCGAAGCCCACGGCGGGGAGATCAGCGTGGAGAGCGCCCCCGGCCGGGGAACCCGGGTCAGGTTCACCCTGCCGGCGGACGACGCTCCGTAA